The sequence GGATGCCGTCGGAGCCCGTCTGCATGTCCTCGGTGACGACGAAGTCCTCCGGCTGCGGTTCGGCCGTCGTCGGTTCGTCGGTCGGTTCTTCCGTCGGGTCGCCGCCGTTACCGGAGCAGCCCGCGAGGCCGACCGTCGCCCAGCTCGCGGCACCCGCAGCCATCAGTTTGCGTCGGGTCGTGTTTGCTCCAGGGCCCGTGTCGTCCTCTGAATCGATTTTCTCGGAACTCATCTACGAGCAAAGGCAGAGCGGATAGCACACTAAAAGCACCTGTAAGATATACAGTTGTTTATATAGGGGCTCGTGTCAGGCCCTCTCATGCCCAGACGCAGTGTGGGCTGTATCGATACCGAGTATCCCCCGCTCGGACGAGCACGACGCCCGCCGCGTGACCAGTAAATTTATAACGAAAGATTGAACGGAAACGCCGTCGGTCAGTACCGCGGTTCGACCAGTTTCAGTTCGTCGACGACGACCGCCCGTGGCTCGTTGTCGGACGCCCGCTCGACTTCGATCTCGTATCGGTAGGTCCCGGGTTCGGCGTCCGCGGCGAAACTGGCCTTGCCGCCCCACTTGTCGCGGACGTGTCGCTCGTGGGGACCGGAGGGCGTGAGTTCGATTGGATCGAGGTCCGTCTCCGGGAAGCTGATCTGGACCTTCGAGAGTCGTTCGTCGTCCAGCAGGTCTCCCGTGAGGTTGTCGTAGACGCTGACGAGGAACCCGACGTCCATCCCGGGGGCGAAGACGCTGGCCTGTTCGCACTCCGTCGTCGTCGCCCCGTCACCGCCGTCGCCCCCGTCACCGTCTTCGGTCGGGGTGTCGCCTTCGGTGGTCGTCGTCTGACTGGTCACAGTGACGTTCGCTCCACCGTCACCGTCGCCGCCATCACCGTCTCCGTCGTCACCGTCTCCGCCGTCGGAATCCGATCCGTCGTTCGAACCGGCTCCGTCGCCGTCGTTTGCTGCATCGCAGTCGGGGCTGACCGACGCACACCCCGCGAGGCCGACGGTCGCCCAGCCGGCGGCACCTGCGGCCATCATTCGACGACGGGACATCCCGGCCCCTTCGTCCCTGGCACCCCGATCCGCCGATTCGGTCGAAGGTCGATCTGCCGCCGTCTGCTCGTGTTCGTTACTCATTCTCGTCTGCTCATCGGGTCCGGGAGTCCGTATACTCGTTCCTCAGAAATACAGTCATTTATAAGGAGTCGGCTTCTCCATCGCCGCACCCGTCCGTTCTGGCCTGGAGCCCACTCTTATATACGAGAGCGTCACACTTCGGACCATGTTCCGAATCGGAGCCCACGTCTCGATCAGCGGGGGCGTCGCGAAGGCGGTCGACCGCGAGCGGGAGGTCGGTGGTAACTGTGGACAGATATTCGTCGGGTCGCCCCGTGGCTGGGCGGTCAGCGAGGTCGACGAGGACGACGCCGATGCCTTCGTCGAGGCCGCCGGTGCGCAGGACGTCGGCCCCTGGATCGTCCACGGGACGTACCTGGTGAACCTGGCGACGCCGAAAGACGACCTCGCGGCGAAGTCCCTCGATACCGTGCAGGCGGAACTCGACGCTGCCGCCGCGCTCGACATTCCCTACTACGTCTTTCACCCCGGGGCCCACACCGGCGCCGGCGAGGAGACCGGCATCCAGAACGTCGGCGAGCGACTCTCCGAACTCGACGTCCCGGCGGGCGTCACGCTCCTGCTGGAGAACACGGCGGGGAAGGGAACGACGGTCGGCACCCACTTTGCGGACCTGGACCAGATGGTCGCGGTCTCCGCGCACGACTACGACGACCTCGGCGTCTGCCTGGACACCTGCCACCTCTACGCCGCCGGCTACGACTTCACCACCGAGGCCGGCATGGCCGAGATGATCGAGGACCTCGACGCGACGATCGGCGTCGAGAACGTCCACTACCTGCACCTCAACGACTCCAAACACCCGCTCGGTTCGGAGAAGGACGAACACGAGCACCTCGGCGAGGGCGAGATCGGCGAGGAGGGCTTCCGGCGGTTCATCAACCACGCGGCGCTCCGCGAGAAACCGATGGTCCTCGAGACGCCCGAGGACGAGAAGGGGTACGCGTGGAACGTCGAGAAGGCCCGCGAACTCCGCGACGAGGAGTGAGCGGCCGACCGTCCGTTGGGCCGTCCTACCGGAGATAGCGGTCCTCCAGGTCGGCCCTGAGCGATTCGGTCGTCTCCGCGAGCCCGTCGCTCACCGCGACGGGGTACTCGGTCGGGTCCCTGAGCGCCCGGACCCCCAGCGGCAGCGCCGCGACCTGCTCGGCCCGGCGTGCCCGGATTTCGTCAAGGTCCGGGAGCGAGTGGACACGCTCGCCGTCCTCGAACACGGTGACGAGTTGCTCCTCGCCCGGTCCCGGCTCCCCGCGAGCGGCGAGCACGTCTCGCTCGAACCCGTCGTCGGATTCGACGCGGCGCACGCTCTTCTGTCCGGGGTAGGACACCTTCCCCGTGGAGAGCTTCATCGATGGGACGATCTCTCCGTTCTCCTCGACGGCGACGAGTTTGTACACCCCCTCCAGTTTCGGCGCGTCGGTACTCGTCACGAGCGCGGTCCCCGGACCGAAGCCGTCGCCGATGCCGCCGTCCTCGAAGAACTCGGCGATGGCGTACTCGTCCATGCCCGATGAGATGAAGACGTCCGTGTCGCCGACGATGGGGGCGACCTCCTTCGACAGCGCGGCGAGGTCACCGGAATCGAGGCGGACGCCGTCGAGGTCGACCCCGGCTTCCTCGGCGACGGTGACCGCCGTCTTCGTCCCGTTGACCGTGTCGTACGTGTCGACGAGGAGGACGGCGTCGTCGCCGACGACCTCGACGAAGGCCTCGAATGACTCGTCCTCCGTCGGAAAGCTCTGGACCCAGGAATGCGCCATCGTCCCGTACACCGGGACGTCGAAGGCCTCGCCGGCGGCGAGATTCGAGGTACCGTCGAAGCCGCCGAGGTAGGCCGCCCGCCCGGCTTTCATCCCGGCGTCGGTCCCGTGAGCGCGTCGGGAACCGAAGTCGACGAGCGACTGATCCTCTCCCTCTCGGTCGACGACGTCGCGCATGCGAGCGGCCTTCGTCGCGATGAGACTCTGGTAGGCGATCTGGTTGATGACGACGGTCTCGAAGAGTTGTGCCTCCTCGATGGGAGCGGTCACCTCCAGCAGTGGCTCGTTGGGGAAGACGACAGTTCCCTCGGGGACCGCTCGGACCTCGCCGGAGAACGAGAAATCGGCGAGGAACTCGAGGAGGTCGTCGCTGACGTCCAGGTCGGCGAGATAGGACAGCGCCCGTTCCTCGAACGACAGCGTCTCGAGATACGCGACGACCTGTTCGAGACCGGCGGCGACGACGTACCCCCGGTTCGGTGGGAGGGTCCGGAAGAACAGGCTGAACGTCGCCTCGGGGGTGTGATCGGCGGCCAGGTACCCCTCCATCATCCGGATCTCGTAGCGGTCGGTGAACAGTGCCAGTGTTTCGTCCGTAAGGTGACCGAACGTGGGCGTCGTTACCATATGGTACACGTCTCGAAGAAATGTTGTAATTCTACCCATTTACCAACGTATAACCGCCTGGCGACCGTCCGTGGTAGCATGGAGCCCGCCCCCTTCGAGAACGAACTCACGTTCCAGACGCACCGCGCCGAGGGTGCCGAGGAGTCGGTCCACGACCGGTACGAATCCGCCGTCGAGTCGCTTCTGTACGACCTCGGTGACAGCCACCCGCTCCGCATCGGTGGCGAGGCGGTCGAGCGCGAAAAGACGTTCACCGTCACCAGCCCCGGCGACCACGACGAGCTCGTCGGCGAGTTCGCTGCCGGCGACGCCGACGCGGTCGAATCGGCCGTCGACGCCGCGAGCGCTGCCTTCGACGACTGGCGCGGGGACTGGGAGCGCCGCGTGGAGATCTTCCGGTCCGCTGCGGGGATCATGCGCGACCGGAAGTACGACCTCGCGGCGACGATGACGGTAGAGAACGGTAAAAACCGGACCGAGGCCCTCGCTGACGTCGACGAGGCTATCGACTTCCTCCGCTTTTACAGCCGCGAACTCGAGCGCAACGAGGGCTACGTCTACGACACCGGCGAACCGACGCCGGACCAGCACACCGGCAACCGACTCGTCCCGTACGGCGTCTTCGCCGTGGTCTCTCCGTTCAACTTCCCGCTGGCCATCCTGACGGGCATGACCTCCGGGGCGTTGCTCGCGGGGAACACCGTCGTCGTCAAGCCGGCGAGCACCACCCCGCTCATCGCCCATCAGTTCGTGGACATCCTGGAAGAGGCCGGTATTCCGGACGGCGTCGTCAACCTCGTCACCGGCGGTGGTCGCGACGTCGGCCAGCCACTCGTCGAGCACGAAGACGTCGCTGGCGTCGCCTTCACCGGGTCGCGTGCGGTCGGCCTGGGGATCCAGGAGACGTTCTTCGAGTTGGGCAAGCGGGGCCCCGTCATCGCCGAACTCGGCGGGAAGAACCCGGTGATCGTGAGCGAGAACGCCGACCTCGAGAAGGCGGTCTCGGGGGTGCTGTGGGGTGCCTTCTCCTTCAGCGGCCAGAAGTGTTCGGCGACCTCGCGCGTCTACGTCGACGCGTCGCTGTACGACCGGTTCGTAACGGCCCTCGTCGAGGCGACCGAGGACCTCGAGATCGGCCGGCCCCGGGACCGCGAGACGGACGTCTCGCCGATCATCGACGACGGCGCCCTCGAGCGATACCGGGAGATCACGGACCAAGCGCGATCGGTCGGAACCGTCCGCACCGGTGGAACCGAGGTCGAACGCGAGGATCTCCCCGACGGTCGTTACGTCGAACCGACCGTCGTGACCGACGTCCCACACGAGCACGAACTGGCCCGGGAGGAACATTTCCTCCCTTTCGTCACCGTCCACGAGGTCTCCGACTTCGAGGAGGCCCTCGAGAAGTCCAACGACAGCGACTACGGCCTCTGTGCCGGATTGTTCTCGGAGGACGGGAGCGAGGTCGAGGACTGGTTCGACGGCATCGAGGCCGGCATGTGCTACGTCAATCGGTCGCAGAGCGCGACGACGGGTGCACTCGTCCAGGCCCAGCCGTTCGGTGGCTGGAAGTTCTCCGGCACGACCGGGAAGTTCGCCGGCGGCTACTGGTACCTGCCGCAGTTCATGCGTGAACAGACCCGGACCGTCGTCGGTGACGTCGGCGACCCGACAGCGTAGCACGGCGCTCGCTCGACGCGGACAAACGGTGCCGATTTCGAAACCTAGTGTATCCGGGGGGCACAATATAGTGCCGAATGACGAACGCTGACGGACCCAGACTCGACGCAACCGTGGTCGCGATGAGTGCCGTGGTCGCCGCCGCCGTTGCGGTCGCCACGATGGCGGTATCGATTCCGGTCGGGATCGGCTACCTCAATTTCGGCGAGATCGTCATCTACACTGCTGCTTTCCTCTTCGGGGACCTCGTGGGCGCGCTGGGCGGGGGCATCGGCGCCGCGGCGGCCGACGTCATCCTCGGTTACGCGATGTACGCTCCCATCACCCTGGTCGCGAAGGGGACCGAGGGCTTCGTGGTGGGCCGCCTCGCCGGCGCGTCGACACGGAGCAAGGTGATCGCGGTTGCAGCTGGCGCCCCCTTCATGATCGTCGCGTACGTGTTGGCACGCGCCTACTTCGAGGGGATTCCGGCGGCTATCTTCCAGGAACTCCCCATCGACATCCTCCAGGCCGTGGTCGGGCTGCTCATCGCCCTGCCGCTCTCGCAGGCGCTTCAGTCGCGTCTCCCCGAACTCCAATGAGCCTGTTGGCCACCGATGCTCTCTCGGTCCGCACGACCACCGGCGCCGTGCTGCTCGATGGCGTCGACCTCTCGGTCGAGCGCGACGAGATGGTCGTGGTGGCCGGCCGTTCCGGCAGCGGGAAGACGACCCTGACGAAGGCAATCGGCGGGTTGCTCGATAGCCGTCCCAACATCGAAACGGCGGGCACGGTGTCCGGTCCCGAAAACGTGGGGTTTCTCTTCCAGAACCCGCGCACCCAGCTCGTCCGCCGTTCGGTCCGCCACGACGTCGCCTTCGACCTCGAGAACCAGGGCGTCCCTCGGGACGAGATGGAACGCCGTATCGAACAGTGGGCCGAGCGACTCGACGCGACACCCTTTCTCGACCGCGAGGTCGACGCTCTGTCACGGGGCGAGACTGCGGTCGTGGCCCTGCTGGGTGCGCTCGTCACGGAACCCGACCTCGTCGTGCTCGACGAGCCCCTGGCCCCGCTCGATGACCGAAACCGGAGACTCGTGCTCGACGCCATCGAGACCCTGCGAGACCACGGCAGTACGCTGCTCGTGACCGAACACGACCTTCGCGACGTCCTCCCGCTCGCCGACCGGGTGCTCGTCCTCGAAGAGGGGCGCGTGACCTCTGGTGGGTCGCCGTCGACACAGTTGGCGCGGCTGGCCGACCTGGGGATCACCCTCCCCTTCGCGACCCGGGTCGGTCTCGAACGGGGCCAATCGCCCGAACGCCTTCCGCTTTCGACAGTATCCGCGAGGGACCGATGATCGACGTCCGGAAGCTCGTCTTCTCGTACGACGACGGGCCGCCTGCACTCGACGGGATCGACCTGCACGTCGGCGACGACGAGACCCTCGCGCTGATGGGGCCGAACGGTGCGGGGAAGACGACGCTGTTGAAGTGCATCGCGGGGCTGTACGAACCCGACGCCGGCGCCGTCGACATCGCGGGTGACGCCGTGGGCTTCGCCCCCGAGAATCCCGACGACGGTCTCTTCGCCGAATCGGTCGCGAAGGAGGTGGCGTTCTTTCCGAAGAATCGTGAACTCGACGTCGCGACCCGTGTCGAGGCTGCGCTCGCCGAGATGGACGTCGAACCCCTCCGCGAGCGGGTTCCACAGACCCTTTCGGCGGGCGAGAAGCGCCGGGTCTCGCTGGCCGCCGTCCTCGCCGGGAACCCGGCCGTCGTCGCCCTCGACGAACCGACGAGCGGGCTCGATTCCCACCACGTCGACGCCCTGGGCAATTCGATCGGTCGCCTCGACAGGACGGTCGTCCTGGCGACTCACGACGCTGATTTCGCGATGCACCACGCGGACCGCGTCGCCATCGTCGATGACGGACGGATCGCTCAGACCGGGGCCGTGTCCGACATCCTCGCCGATCCCGCCTTCGACTTCGAGGCCGTCGGCATCCGGCCCCCTGGCGCGATTCGATTCGCACGGGGTCGCGGATGGGACGATCCAGCGCTGACGGTCACGGCGGCCGCAGCGCGACTCGACGCCGAGGAGCGGGAGGACTGACCGATGTTCGCCCACGACGCACTCGACCCGCGCTCGAAACTCGCGCTGACGATGGCCGTCATCGTCGTCGCGGTGGCGGCGAGGACCTGGCTCCCGCTCGTGGGCCTGCTGGCGTTCGTCCTCGGCTTCGTCGCGCTCGGTCGGGGATACGGCCCGGTGGCGTGGGTCCGGTCCATCGGCCCGATCCTCTACTTGCTCCCCGTGTTGCTCGTGTTGAACACGCTCTTCTACGCCGGGGGCGAGTCCATCTGGACCGTGCCCGTCGCCGGCTATACGGTCGGGGTCACCACGGGCGGGGTGGCGACGTCCGGTCTCATCGCATTGCGGCTCCTCGTCATCGCGGGGGTCGCGGCCTGGTTCGCCGCCACGACGGACGCCGAGCGGTTCGAAGCTGGCCTCGTCCATCTCGGGGTCCCCTGGTCGATGGCCTTCCTGCTCTCGCTCTCGATGCGACTGGTGCCGACGATGCGTCACCGGTTCACCGTCATCGAGGAGGCCCAGCGCTCGCGGGGGTTGACCCTCGACGGTGGCGTCGTCGACGACGCGCGAGACCGTATCCCGATGTTCGTCCCCTTCCTCTCGGCTATCATCCGGTACGGCTACGAACTCTCCGACGCCCTGACTGCCAGAGGATTCGACCGCATCGACCGTCGGACGTCGCTCGTCTCCGTGGAGCACGGCTCGGCGGATTATCTCGTGTATCTGCTCGCCATCGGCGTCGTCCTGGTGGGGCTGTTC is a genomic window of Halanaeroarchaeum sp. HSR-CO containing:
- a CDS encoding ECF transporter S component, whose protein sequence is MTNADGPRLDATVVAMSAVVAAAVAVATMAVSIPVGIGYLNFGEIVIYTAAFLFGDLVGALGGGIGAAAADVILGYAMYAPITLVAKGTEGFVVGRLAGASTRSKVIAVAAGAPFMIVAYVLARAYFEGIPAAIFQELPIDILQAVVGLLIALPLSQALQSRLPELQ
- a CDS encoding energy-coupling factor ABC transporter ATP-binding protein, with translation MSLLATDALSVRTTTGAVLLDGVDLSVERDEMVVVAGRSGSGKTTLTKAIGGLLDSRPNIETAGTVSGPENVGFLFQNPRTQLVRRSVRHDVAFDLENQGVPRDEMERRIEQWAERLDATPFLDREVDALSRGETAVVALLGALVTEPDLVVLDEPLAPLDDRNRRLVLDAIETLRDHGSTLLVTEHDLRDVLPLADRVLVLEEGRVTSGGSPSTQLARLADLGITLPFATRVGLERGQSPERLPLSTVSARDR
- a CDS encoding aldehyde dehydrogenase family protein, with translation MEPAPFENELTFQTHRAEGAEESVHDRYESAVESLLYDLGDSHPLRIGGEAVEREKTFTVTSPGDHDELVGEFAAGDADAVESAVDAASAAFDDWRGDWERRVEIFRSAAGIMRDRKYDLAATMTVENGKNRTEALADVDEAIDFLRFYSRELERNEGYVYDTGEPTPDQHTGNRLVPYGVFAVVSPFNFPLAILTGMTSGALLAGNTVVVKPASTTPLIAHQFVDILEEAGIPDGVVNLVTGGGRDVGQPLVEHEDVAGVAFTGSRAVGLGIQETFFELGKRGPVIAELGGKNPVIVSENADLEKAVSGVLWGAFSFSGQKCSATSRVYVDASLYDRFVTALVEATEDLEIGRPRDRETDVSPIIDDGALERYREITDQARSVGTVRTGGTEVEREDLPDGRYVEPTVVTDVPHEHELAREEHFLPFVTVHEVSDFEEALEKSNDSDYGLCAGLFSEDGSEVEDWFDGIEAGMCYVNRSQSATTGALVQAQPFGGWKFSGTTGKFAGGYWYLPQFMREQTRTVVGDVGDPTA
- a CDS encoding energy-coupling factor ABC transporter ATP-binding protein, with amino-acid sequence MIDVRKLVFSYDDGPPALDGIDLHVGDDETLALMGPNGAGKTTLLKCIAGLYEPDAGAVDIAGDAVGFAPENPDDGLFAESVAKEVAFFPKNRELDVATRVEAALAEMDVEPLRERVPQTLSAGEKRRVSLAAVLAGNPAVVALDEPTSGLDSHHVDALGNSIGRLDRTVVLATHDADFAMHHADRVAIVDDGRIAQTGAVSDILADPAFDFEAVGIRPPGAIRFARGRGWDDPALTVTAAAARLDAEERED
- a CDS encoding deoxyribonuclease IV encodes the protein MFRIGAHVSISGGVAKAVDREREVGGNCGQIFVGSPRGWAVSEVDEDDADAFVEAAGAQDVGPWIVHGTYLVNLATPKDDLAAKSLDTVQAELDAAAALDIPYYVFHPGAHTGAGEETGIQNVGERLSELDVPAGVTLLLENTAGKGTTVGTHFADLDQMVAVSAHDYDDLGVCLDTCHLYAAGYDFTTEAGMAEMIEDLDATIGVENVHYLHLNDSKHPLGSEKDEHEHLGEGEIGEEGFRRFINHAALREKPMVLETPEDEKGYAWNVEKARELRDEE
- a CDS encoding energy-coupling factor transporter transmembrane component T, encoding MFAHDALDPRSKLALTMAVIVVAVAARTWLPLVGLLAFVLGFVALGRGYGPVAWVRSIGPILYLLPVLLVLNTLFYAGGESIWTVPVAGYTVGVTTGGVATSGLIALRLLVIAGVAAWFAATTDAERFEAGLVHLGVPWSMAFLLSLSMRLVPTMRHRFTVIEEAQRSRGLTLDGGVVDDARDRIPMFVPFLSAIIRYGYELSDALTARGFDRIDRRTSLVSVEHGSADYLVYLLAIGVVLVGLFVTTVS
- a CDS encoding nicotinate phosphoribosyltransferase, with the translated sequence MVTTPTFGHLTDETLALFTDRYEIRMMEGYLAADHTPEATFSLFFRTLPPNRGYVVAAGLEQVVAYLETLSFEERALSYLADLDVSDDLLEFLADFSFSGEVRAVPEGTVVFPNEPLLEVTAPIEEAQLFETVVINQIAYQSLIATKAARMRDVVDREGEDQSLVDFGSRRAHGTDAGMKAGRAAYLGGFDGTSNLAAGEAFDVPVYGTMAHSWVQSFPTEDESFEAFVEVVGDDAVLLVDTYDTVNGTKTAVTVAEEAGVDLDGVRLDSGDLAALSKEVAPIVGDTDVFISSGMDEYAIAEFFEDGGIGDGFGPGTALVTSTDAPKLEGVYKLVAVEENGEIVPSMKLSTGKVSYPGQKSVRRVESDDGFERDVLAARGEPGPGEEQLVTVFEDGERVHSLPDLDEIRARRAEQVAALPLGVRALRDPTEYPVAVSDGLAETTESLRADLEDRYLR